In Brachypodium distachyon strain Bd21 chromosome 2, Brachypodium_distachyon_v3.0, whole genome shotgun sequence, one genomic interval encodes:
- the LOC100839092 gene encoding carbamoyl-phosphate synthase large chain, chloroplastic — translation MATSLSSHSQLRPCPSHAHRQTVLSRSLLPFPRRHHHGSSRRGLSARASSNGAAQDPSVTVRHFAAEPTKGGKLAGVKKIMILGAGPIVIGQACEFDYSGTQACKALVEEGYEVVLVNSNPATIMTDPDLAHRTYIGPMTPPLVEGIIAQERPDALLPTMGGQTALNLAVSLAESGALDRLGVRLIGASLPAIRAAEDRQLFKQAMDRIGLKTPPSGIGTTLEECLSIAKDIGEFPLIVRPAFTLGGTGGGIAYNRAEFEDICRSGLAASHTQQVLVEKSLLGWKEYELEVMRDMADNVVIICSIENIDPMGVHTGDSITVAPAQTLTDKEYQRLRDHSVAIIREIGVECGGSNVQFAVNPADGEVMVIEMNPRVSRSSALASKATGFPIAKMAAKLSVGYTLDQIPNDITKKTPASFEPSIDYVVTKIPRFAFEKFPGSEPILTTQMKSVGESMALGRTFQESFQKAVRSLETGFAGWGCAPVKELDWDWEKIKYSLRVPNPERIHAIYAAFKKGMRVEDIHEISFIDKWFLTELKELVDVEQFLISRNLDQLSKDDFYQVKRRGFSDKQIAFATSSSESDVRARRSALGVTPTYKRVDTCAAEFEANTPYMYSSYEYECESAPTSRKKVLILGGGPNRIGQGIEFDYCCCHASFALREAGYETIMMNSNPETVSTDYDTSDRLYFEPLTVEDVTNVIDLERPDGIIVQYGGQTPLKLALPIQRHLEETKLRSASGTGFVKIWGTSPDSIDAAEDRKRFNAILEELGIEQPKGGIARSESDALSIASEVGYPVVVRPSYVLGGRAMEIVYNDEKLIKYLATAVQVDPERPVLVDKYLNDAIEIDIDALADSVGNVVIGGIMEHIEQAGIHSGDSACSLPTRTVSTQCLDIIRSWTTKLAKRLNVCGLMNCQYAITPTGEVFLLEANPRASRTVPFVSKAIGHPLAKYASLIMSGVTLPELRFTKEVIPKHVSVKEAVLPFEKFQGCDILLGPEMRSTGEVMGIDYEFSGAFAKAQIAAGQKLPLSGTVFISLNDLTKRHLAEIGRGFRELGFNIVSTSGTAKVLQLEGIPVDPVLKIHEGRPNARDMLKNGQIQVMVITSSGDDLDSRDGLQLRRLALAYKVPIITTVDGARATMDAIKSLKNKSIEILALQDYFQPADAPQDLQAARATS, via the exons atggcgacctccctctcctcccacTCCCAGCTCCGTCCATGCCCGTCCCATGCCCACCGCCAGACAGTGCTCTCCCGCTCCCTCCTGCCCTttccgcgccgccaccaccacggctCCTCCCGCCGAGGCCtctccgcccgcgcctcctccaACGGCGCCGCCCAGGACCCCTCCGTCACTGTCCGCCACTTCGCCGCGGAGCCGACGAAGGGTGGCAAGCTCGCCGGCGTCAAGAAGATAATGATTCTCGGCGCCGGGCCTATCGTCATCGGCCAGGCTTGCGAGTTCGACTACTCCGGCACGCAGGCATGCAAGGCGCTCGTCGAGGAGGGGTACGAGGTGGTGCTCGTCAACTCCAACCCGGCCACCATCATGACCGATCCCGACCTCGCCCACCGCACCTACATCGGCCCCATGACGCCACCGCTCGTCGAGGGCATCATCGCTCAAGAGCGACCCGATGCGCTCCTCCCCACCATGGGCGGACAGACCGCTCTCAACCTCGCTGTCTCGCTCGCCGAATCAGGTGCGCTGGACCGGCTTGGCGTGCGCCTTATCGGCGCCTCCCTCCCTGCCATCCGCGCCGCGGAGGACCGGCAGCTGTTCAAGCAGGCCATGGACCGCATCGGGCTCAAGACGCCGCCTTCCGGCATCGGCACCACGCTAGAGGAGTGTCTTTCCATCGCCAAGGACATTGGTGAGTTCCCTCTGATTGTCCGCCCGGCTTTCACCCTTGGTGGCACTGGGGGAGGTATCGCCTATAACAGGGCGGAGTTTGAGGACATTTGCCGGTCTGGTCTGGCGGCTTCGCACACGCAGCAGGTGCTTGTGGAGAAGTCCTTGCTTGGGTGGAAGGAGTATGAGCTGGAGGTGATGCGTGACATGGCCGACAATGTGGTCATCATCTGTTCAATTGAGAACATCGACCCCATGGGCGTGCACACAGGGGATTCAATCACAGTGGCGCCTGCCCAGACGCTCACTGATAAAGAGTATCAGAGGCTGAGGGACCACTCTGTGGCCATCATCCGGGAGATCGGTGTGGAGTGTGGGGGTTCCAATGTGCAGTTTGCAGTGAACCCTGCAGACGGGGAGGTCATGGTGATTGAGATGAACCCCAGGGTGTCGAGGTCATCTGCTCTTGCATCAAAGGCGACAGGATTTCCGATAGCCAAGATGGCGGCAAAACTCTCAGTAGGCTATACTTTGGACCAGATTCCAAATGATATCACTAAGAAGACCCCTGCTAGCTTTGAGCCCTCCATTGACTATGTTGTCACAAAg ATACCACGATTTGCATTCGAGAAATTCCCTGGTTCTGAGCCAATATTGACTACACAGATGAAGTCTGTTGGTGAATCAATGGCACTAGGAAGGACCTTCCAGGAGTCGTTCCAGAAAGCTGTTCGTTCATTGGAGACTGGCTTTGCTGGATGGGGTTGTGCACCTGTCAAGGAACTTGACTGGGACTGGGAAAAGATAAAATATAGCTTACGTGTACCTAATCCAGAACGTATCCATGCTATTTATGCCGCTTTCAAGAAAGGCATGAGGGTTGAAGATATCCATGAAATTAGCTTCATTGATAAATGGTTCCTCACAGAGCTCAAGGAGCTAGTGGATGTCGAGCAGTTCCTTATTTCAAGGAACCTAGATCAGCTTTCAAAAGATGACTTCTATCAAGTGAAGAGGAGGGGTTTTAGTGACAAGCAGATTGCATTTGcgacatcttcatcagaaAGTGATGTTAGAGCGAGGCGTTCTGCATTAGGTGTCACTCCAACATACAAGCGTGTTGATACCTGTGCTGCTGAGTTTGAAGCCAACACCCCCTACATGTACTCTTCGTATGAGTATGAATGTGAGTCAGCTCCAACCAGTCGGAAGAAGGTGTTGATATTGGGTGGTGGACCCAATAGGATAGGCCAGGGTATTGAGTTTGATTACTGCTGTTGTCATGCTTCATTTGCACTCCGAGAG GCTGGATACGAGACAATAATGATGAACTCCAATCCCGAGACAGTTTCAACTGACTATGATACTAGTGACCGTTTGTACTTTGAACCATTGACAGTTGAGGATGTAACAAATGTGATTGATTTGGAGCGCCCAGATGGTATAATTGTGCAGTATGGGGGGCAAACTCCTCTGAAGCTTGCTCTTCCGATACAACGCCATCTAGAAGAGACGAAGCTGCGGTCTGCTTCAGGCACAGGATTTGTGAAGATATGGGGAACATCACCAGATTCTATTGATGCTGCTGAGGACAGGAAAAGATTTAATGCAATTCTTGAAGAGCTTGGGATTGAACAACCTAAAGGAGGGATTGCAAGAAGTGAGTCTGATGCATTGTCTATTGCCTCAGAAGTAGGTTACCCTGTTGTGGTCCGGCCCTCGTATGTTCTTGGTGGACGAGCAATGGAGATTGTGTACAATGATGAAAAATTAATCAAGTACCTTGCAACTGCAGTGCAAGTAGATCCCGAACGGCCTGTCCTGGTTGATAAATATCTAAATGATGCAATTGAAATTGATATTGATGCATTGGCAGACTCAGTTGGGAATGTTGTGATTGGTGGAATTATGGAGCATATTGAGCAGGCTGGTATACATTCTGGTGATTCAGCCTGTTCCCTTCCCACTAGAACGGTTTCAACACAGTGTTTAGATATTATCCGTTCATGGACCACAAAGCTAGCAAAGCGTCTCAATGTCTGTGGGCTCATGAACTGTCAGTATGCTATCACTCCTACTGGTGAGGTGTTCCTGCTTGAGGCAAATCCTCGAGCCTCACGCACAGTTCCTTTTGTCTCAAAAGCAATTGGCCATCCCTTGGCAAAATATGCATCTCTGATCATGTCTGGAGTGACCTTGCCAGAGCTTAGGTTTACCAAAGAGGTGATTCCTAAGCATGTTTCTGTCAAGGAGGCTGTTCTTCCATTTGAGAAATTCCAAGGCTGTGACATTCTCCTAGGACCAGAGATGCGCAGCACCGGGGAGGTTATGGGCATTGACTATGAGTTTTCTGGTGCATTTGCAAAGGCTCAGATTGCTGCTGGACAGAAGCTCCCTTTAAGTGGCACTGTGTTTATTAGCCTGAATGACCTGACAAAGCGCCACCTTGCTGAAATTGGACGTGGGTTCCGTGAGCTTGGTTTCAACATAGTTTCTACGTCTGGAACGGCCAAAGTACTTCAGCTGGAGGGCATCCCAGTGGATCCAGTTCTGAAAATACATGAGGGACGGCCGAACGCCAGAGATATGCTTAAGAACGGTCAGATACAGGTCATGGTGATAACCAGCTCAGGTGATGACCTTGACTCGAGAGACGGCCTCCAATTGCGCAGGCTGGCCCTGGCCTACAAGGTCCCGATAATCACAACTGTGGATGGGGCACGGGCTACCATGGACGCCATCAAGAGCTTAAAGAATAAATCAATTGAGATTCTTGCATTGCAAGACTACTTCCAGCCTGCTGATGCACCACAGGACTTGCAAGCAGCACGAGCTACCTCTTAG
- the LOC100839398 gene encoding IQ domain-containing protein IQM1 — protein MSLRPLNTERSFLLSPKTKSSPKDACAAPLRSPSPRVVAPPPKRRMARGPGGLERSLSFKNWEAEEGHDQPEPEAAAASRCINGARPESLVLQSPKTREQQQADAVVGASPARKSPVEEVMEYISPRSRSELDEAATKVQKLFKGHRTRRTMADCAIVVEELWWKAYDSASLSIKSISFFDEAKQETAASRWSRAGKRIAKVGKGLSKDEKAQKLALQHWLEAIDPRHRYGHNLHLYYDIWSASSSTEPFFYWLDIGAGKDEHHPKCPRNKLYSQLIMYLGPNQRADYEVIVEEGKLMYSRSGLFVNTTEDSKWIFVLSTTRSLYIGQKKKGEFQHSSFLAGAATTAAGRLVAKDGVLKAIWPYSGHYLPTEENFREFISFLEENSVDLANVKRCSVDDDEYPSFKKTSDEPTEMDHGEKPAEVEINESLNSSQVELPEVDIVKEGVAEDSMDTEATEAKMASLPSFKWATAAGARIGCVRDYPADLQSMALEHVNLSPRVVPSPSANRLPIPSPRPSPKIRLSPRLHYMGLPTPTGRRLPIPSPEIRRSPKKQFMGFQTPAVALTLPKHKGK, from the exons ATGTCGCTGAGGCCGCTCAACACAGAGCgcagcttcctcctctccccgaaGACAAAGAGCAGCCCCAAGGATGCCTGCGCCGCGCCGCTgaggtcgccgtcgccgagggTCGTCGCCCCGCCGCCCAAGAGGAGGATGGCGCGCGGCCCCGGCGGGCTCGAGAGGTCGCTCAGCTTCAAGAActgggaggcggaggagggccATGAtcagccggagccggaggcggcggcggcgagccgcTGCATCAACGGCGCGCGCCCGGAGAGCCTCGTGCTCCAGAGCCCCAAGAccagggagcagcagcaggccgaCGCCGTCGTGGGGGCGTCCCCCGCGCGGAAGTCGCCGGTGGAGGAAGTCATGGAGTACATCTCCCCGAGGTCCCGGAGCGAGCTCGACGAGGCGGCCACCAAGGTCCAGAAGCTCTTCAAGGGCCACCGCACCCGGAGGACCATGGCCGACTGCGCCATTGTCGTCGAGGAGCTCTG GTGGAAGGCCTATGACTCCGCGTCTCTGAGCATCAAATCCATCTCCTTCTTCGACGAGGCAAAGCAGGAGACGGCAGCTTCCCGGTGGTCCAGGGCCGGGAAGAGGATTGCCAAGGTCGGCAAGGGGCTGTCAAAGGACGAGAAGGCCCAGAAGCTAGCACTGCAGCACTGGCTCGAAGCT ATTGACCCACGCCATCGCTACGGGCACAACCTGCACCTGTACTACGACATCTGGTCGGCAAGTTCGAGCACAGAGCCATTCTTCTACTG GCTGGATATCGGTGCCGGGAAAGACGAGCATCACCCTAAGTGTCCGAGAAACAAGCTCTACTCACAGTTGATCATGTACCTCGGACCA AATCAGAGAGCGGATTACGAGGTTATCGTGGAGGAAGGAAAGCTGATGTACAGCAGAAGTGGACTTTTTGTGAACACCACTGAGGATTCCAAATGGATATTTGTGCTGAGCACCACTAGATCATTGTACATCGGACAG AAAAAGAAGGGTGAGTTCCAGCACTCAAGTTTCCTAGCTGGTGCAGCGACAACTGCTGCGGGTCGATTGGTTGCCAAAGATGGTGTTCTAAAG GCAATATGGCCATACAGCGGTCACTACCTCCCGACAGAAGAGAACTTCAGAGAGTTCATCAGTTTCTTGGAGGAGAACAGTGTTGATTTAGCCAACGTCAAG AGGTGTTCGGTTGACGACGATGAGTACCCGTCATTCAAGAAGACCTCAGACGAGCCTACTGAAATGGACCACGGTGAGAAGCCTGCCGAAGTGGAAATTAACGAGAGCCTGAACAGCTCGCAGGTGGAGCTACCTGAGGTAGACATTGTCAAGGAGGGGGTTGCTGAAGACAGCATGGACACCGAGGCAACAGAGGCAAAGATGGCCAGCCTCCCGTCATTCAAATGGGCGACTGCTGCCGGCGCGCGCATTGGCTGTGTCCGGGACTACCCGGCTGATCTCCAGAGCATGGCTCTTGAGCATGTGAACCTTTCACCGAGAGTGGTGCCCTCTCCGAGCGCGAACAGGCTGCCGATTCCGTCCCCTCGCCCGAGCCCAAAGATCAGGCTGTCACCCAGGCTGCACTACATGGGTCTCCCTACCCCCACTGGTCGCCGACTCCCAATCCCGAGCCCGGAGATCAGGAGGTCGCCAAAGAAGCAGTTCATGGGGTTTCAGACACCGGCCGTGGCTCTCACTCTCCCCAAGCACAAGGGCAAGTAA